The Episyrphus balteatus chromosome 3, idEpiBalt1.1, whole genome shotgun sequence genome segment GTTAAGGAAGCTTCTCATAGCTTATCAGCATGTTTCAAAAAGGTTAATACTTTCTCCGGATTGTAAGGATTCAAAGAAAAtacggaaaaaaaattaacattttattttttaggacACAACTTTTGATTGCAATCCCAAAGTTGTTTCAGAATATCGAGTTCTTTGGCTAAATTTAAGCGAAATTCTACAAGCTTTAGGTAATGCTTATGCCCGGACTTACACAACGTTTTGTCTTTTTCTGTAAGAATTTTAACTgtctttaattttataaatgattcttatttatttctttattaaatagATCAATCAATATAACAATCGCAGCTTTTGGAGCTTTGTCAGAAATTTTCGATAGTGGATTTTCACCCAAAGTTGTTGGAATGTTGATACTGACAATTTATTGTACAACTTTGCTTTTTATAGTGTGTGATTGTGCTGAGGCTGCTACTAATGTTGTAGCTGAAGAAATTCAACACACTTTGCTAACATTGAATCTATCGAAAATCGAAATACAAACTCGCAGGGAAATTGATCATTTTATATCAGCAATTGAAATTAATCCACCTGTTATTTGTATGAAAGGTTTTGGTCAAATTAATAGACAACTTCTCACTTCGGTAAGAATGTTATGGAATATAAATTATAAGAACTTTgtctataaaatattaatttagttgttttcaaaaattgcagTTTATTTAATAGTGCTGGTGCAGTTTAAACTTTCTATTGTTGAACAAAATAAGTACATATCAAATGTATTGGCAAATCATACaagcaacagcaacaacaagaCTTAGATAATACCGAAATGTACATAACTCAGTGCAATTTTTAAGAGAGAACACATGCGTGCGCATATGTTTGAAGTCAATTGCTTAGAATTCatagttaaaatttgtttaatgaattattatttaaagaaaaatcgaacaaaaattattgaaataaaccactgttgaaaaaaaaaataagatttttgtttgtaatatcACGCATGGAAAGCCCAATAAATTTCTCACAGATATTAATTTCCGCTTGTGCAgatccatgaaaaaaaaatgttgcgcaTACGCCCCAGTGAACCAGTTTCTATCGTAATTTTTACATTGTCTATTAACATAATGATGATGCACAGTGTGTTTTAGGTGAGAGAGCAtgaattttattggaaaaatgtGTGATATAAGTTCCATGTTCACAATTATAAGAAAGtgacaaaaatagttttgtacggggttggggtcgaaattctgtatgttgcaaaattctgtattcaaaatactgtatgccaaaatactgtacgtcaaaattctgtatgtgcaaaatgctgtaggaacaaaattctgaaagtcaaaattctgaatagcaaaattctggttggtcaaaatactgtatttcaaaattctgtacatcaaaattctgtattcaaaatactgtatgccaaaatactgtacgtcaaaattctgtatgtgcaaaatgctgtaggaacaaaattctgaaagtcaaaattctgaatagcaaaattctggttggtcaaaatactgtatttcaaaattctgtacatcaaaattctgtagataaaaattttgtaaaaatgctgtaaaaaaatatcgttttgataatgtaaaaaagtgcgcgcgcactcgTAACCCGAAAAAGGCGATTTTGGACTAATGATGCAAttataatgttgaaaaaaatccgCATGTAAGAGAGAAGACCCTGTTTGTCTAACACCGATATTTTCAGAGCTTCGCTTAATCAAAACCAGATCATTTGTATTGATTCTCATACAtttcatacttagttttttgcctCTCCTCTTCTACTTTTCTGGATTACGAGGTATTAGAACTACAGCGAcgatatattatattttaaacgCAATTTTTGTGTAATTTCCATTGGCTGTTGTAGCCAATTTTGCTTAAGTACATTTGccattttttgggaaaaatacaGATTGTTTTTCGCTGTTctaaagggcccaacccatagaatccgttgcgtccgttgcgtcgaagtttttgactgacagctcgataaaatacacacgttcttatgggaagtccgtctccgtccgatccgtcgcttatgggtcgcttcccataagaacgtgtgtattttattttaaaacttcgacgcaacggacgcaacggattctatgggttgggcccttaaaGAGAGGACCCCAGCTAACACAACAGTTTCTGTAAATTTAAATCTCGCTGGTAATAGCTTTTATAGAGCTTGCTTGTAAAAccaattgcttatagaagtttgaatttgtttaaaaacttctaaaaagttgtttaaataatattaaaaaaaacttaaccgaAGAATACTTATTTTCGGATAAGCTTCGTTAAATGAACTTAAAGAAGTTAAGGGAAATTTGATATTCGAAAAGACTTGGTTAACAATCTTCTATAACAGCTGTATTGAGTTTTGCGGCAagactaaaaatttattttccaggaatttggtttattttattattgtcgTTTctataatttcgataagacttgtgttaaagagctatacaagtaAGACATAGGTAGATGAAAATCCAAAATCGCATGTATCCCATTTTTTCCAATGTGTTGATGCACATTTTTTTAGAGCATATAACATTGAAGAAAGAGTTTGGAAAACTTATTTGTAGTGtttaaatatcttaaaaaatcaaGTTAAAATATCAGGTTTACCATAATAATAGAAGCTATGATAAGTTTTTGGTTTGGACTCAcataatcaaggggcacggtagtgcccagccaagttctctagcaactttggcactacacccttatttacaggaaacaactcaggccattttcgacccccctctaacttccacaccaaagatgctagaaatttcaaactcacaacatttgttgagctggtcaaaaccaaacacttcgcaaaatttcagcctcctacgatgagtagtttatgagatatagggctttaaaaatcgcaaaaaccgtaactgactcactgattcactgacagatcatcaaaattatgtagaacttcccgatatcgtaaaaacttgaaattgtacacggtgataggacttgtggtgtatacaaaggaaaaaatcgaaaacttaagattttcaattcagggggcgtggtatccgccaatttctgctgaattttcataaaatattatagatcacttctgattatcgtagaaccttgaaatttggtagaatggtagagctgatagtttatacaaaggaaaaaatttaaaatttgagaatttcagccagggggcgtggcaacctcccatttccgctgaattttcatcaaatattatagagcacttctgattatcgtagaatctttgacaattttagacaagggtcgtggtaaccgcccattttctctgagcaataccttgcaaaaagtagtgaaatcacaacaaaaacattactgttaaaaaaaatagccaagttctcctatgttgatgttatgctagcacaaaaagtactgaaatgtaaaagtgtaccaagttctaaagcttggctttaaatttgtatacataaaatgttgattgtttacttggcaatttttcaaatagctttaaaaatcggtaatttaaagaaaaattgtcaagagaacaatcaacattttatgtatacaaatttaaagccaagctttagaacttggtacacttttacatttcagtactttttgtgctagcataacttcaacataggagaacttggctattttttttaacagtaatgtttttgttgtgattatacTATCGTCAATAGGTTGTATAATACAAAATCACCACAAAAGGCAACGATTCATTTGTCTAGTTATctagaaataattttgtttactgAATGCTGCCATTCAAAAAGCACTCTCAGCTGGTTTGATTGTCATAAAAGCTTTTgagccaaagaaaaaaaaaagccaaatatttgtTATTCTCCAGGTGTCTTATCATAATATTAAATAGTATCTCGTTCATAAGAGATAAtaacaagtgtttttttttaatttatataattgaGATTAGTTGTTTGACCTTGTTCTTTATAAAAGTAAACACAGATTCATTACATTGCAGTATTCACTAATAACAATGTCCTTCAAATTGTGTGCCAATCTTAACTTCCTCTTTGTGGAAGCTAATGCCAATATATTGGAAAGAATTGCAGCAGCAGGTAAAGCCGGTTTTCGTGGCATAGAAATCGGTTATCCGAGTGAGGATTTATTGGAAAAGGTTGTTCAATCCCAAAAAAATGCTAATGTAGAGGTGGCACTTTTAAATATCTCAACAAGTGAGTAGGGTTAGGGTGgtcaataaaaacacaaaaacacttTTAAGCTTAAACACGGTtggttgattttgttttttttttttttttgtctagatGGAGGTGATAAATACAGTGCCGGCCCGACAAGCATACCCGGCGGAGAGGAACAGTTTAAAACCAATCTAAGCGACTCTATCAATTTGGCTAAAAAACTGAAGTGTAAGAAGTaagattcaaaataaattaaaaatttaacagacACTCGGAAACTCTACACTTTCAAATTTCAGAATACATCTTATGGCTGGCAAGCAAACTGACAAACCAGTTGGAGAGCATTATCAAACTTATGtcagtaatttaaaaattgCCGCTAAAATGCTCCAACAGGAAAATCTTGTGGGAGTCATTGAACCAATCAATAAATATGCAGTTCCAGGATACTTTTTGAATTCTTATGATACTggtaaactttttaaaatgtacttatcttttttttattgattaatcattttatttttatttagctattaATGTGTTAAAAGAAGTTAACAGTCCACATATAAAACTTATGGTTGATGTCTATCATCTGCAACATATTTGTGGTAATGTTAGTAATACATTCAAAGAATTACAACCATTTATTGGACACATTCAAATTGCACAAGTACCACATCGTCATGAGCCAGATGTACCTGGCGAACTTGATTATGGTTTTGTATTTGATGTAATCAAGAACTCAGGTTATGAAGATTGGATTGGTTGTGAATATAAACCGAAGGGCAACACTGTCGATGGATTGGGATGGGTGTCCAAGTATGGATTAAAAttgtaaatgaaaatattttcacttgtTTTTTATAATGTCAAATATGTAAATTCTTTTAACTGtagatttattaaaataataaaaacacaaaaaatatcccaacatttttaagttttatttttttattatatttttgcagTGTGAATTTTGGGTCACTTGGACGTATGTGGAACTTTTTTAACTGAAAAATGTAGCGGTTAATGCAAATTGAGTCATTTAACCTATGAACTGATCTTCgttaaacttttaaaatggtttaacaataaaattcatCGTGCAAAGTCTTATGTATGGGATACATGGCCAgattaaaactttgaaaaataagtAATTTTAGTAAAGCGTTACCTGCTTAAATCTATATTTGTACTAATTTTTAATATGCagtcaaattataaattaatttggttttaaatttcttaaaattcagGCATCACGCCTCAATGCTGCCCTAaccctaaaaaaaatctcaaaaacaaaaaaaaaaaaattaataaaaatggtcAAAACACGCTACAGTAAACGTtgagttttatattttattttacctgTAACAGTTTAGAGTTTACCGAACTAAATTCGTTCGACACATTGTATTGTAGTAGTTTTTGCTTTTGGGTTAAATTTCCACTGTGACCAAAAGGTCAATAACACAGAACCTAcaaaattaaactatttttttggtgccgagactaaactatactttCAGAACTGAACTAGAATCCGAAATCAGAAATATTGTACTAAgtaccgtttttgaaatattacagttaaaaaaattaaaaaatacgtttttcgactacttttgaggttatgctctAAATTgcggaaattttttaaacaaacggTTAACgtttaacggtttctataagatcTGTTTCTCTTTTTTCAGAAGAATCATtctaaaaaattagaattattcaaaaaaattgattttttggctGATTAAGTAAAATGAAAACTTTCCAATTCtgctaaaatttcaaatttatggaTCTCGGGGATACTTACCTCActcaattttgataaaaataaaactcctTTTAACGTTAGACAGTATCTCGCAGTAAATCAGTGTATTCGCAATCCcttgtttttgaattaaaaatatgtacataatattTGTTTGCCCCGCAGATCAATGTAATATGTATATCAATACCATACtaacttcttcttctccattatcgacctCAGTCATGATATCGAATGGGATCACATTTCTCGCACTTTACTGCTATGGATCCACATGTATGGACAAACCTAAATTATATGCTATGTATGTATGCATATT includes the following:
- the LOC129914923 gene encoding gustatory and odorant receptor 22-like, with product MPIVRSGPGIISFKWKSPQMAYALILYFFTTSLVLAVGYERLRIFQTTKIFDDYIYAIIFIIFLVPHFWIPFVGWGVANEVATYKTMWAHFQVRFYRVAGESLMFPRLRIMIIILFVGCVSLAVVILYSLSCLLDGFLLWHTIAYFHIITMINMNAALLYINARAVKEASHSLSACFKKDTTFDCNPKVVSEYRVLWLNLSEILQALGNAYARTYTTFCLFLSINITIAAFGALSEIFDSGFSPKVVGMLILTIYCTTLLFIVCDCAEAATNVVAEEIQHTLLTLNLSKIEIQTRREIDHFISAIEINPPVICMKGFGQINRQLLTSFI
- the LOC129914401 gene encoding putative hydroxypyruvate isomerase, whose product is MSFKLCANLNFLFVEANANILERIAAAGKAGFRGIEIGYPSEDLLEKVVQSQKNANVEVALLNISTNGGDKYSAGPTSIPGGEEQFKTNLSDSINLAKKLKCKKIHLMAGKQTDKPVGEHYQTYVSNLKIAAKMLQQENLVGVIEPINKYAVPGYFLNSYDTAINVLKEVNSPHIKLMVDVYHLQHICGNVSNTFKELQPFIGHIQIAQVPHRHEPDVPGELDYGFVFDVIKNSGYEDWIGCEYKPKGNTVDGLGWVSKYGLKL